GCGGCGATCAGCTCCGGGCGGAGCGCCGGGTCGAAGGTCGCGATGCCCTGGGCGCCGTTGTAGAGGTAGACCACCTCGGCGGGCAGCCCCGTCTCCTTCGCGACCGACTCGGCGGCGGCGACGGGCTGCTTCCGCAGGTGATCCGTGGCGCGGTTCTGCGCCCGCAGGAAGGCGTCGAGGACGGCGGGCCGCCGCTTCGCGAACTCCTCGCGGACGGTGACCCCGTGGAAGGTCGGCAGGTTCAGCTCGGCCCCGTCGTACAGCGCTGTCGCCTTGCCCTGGAAGGCGAGCAGGCCCGGCCAGGCGACGAACTGGGACAGGGCGTCGACGCTGCCGGCCGCCAGGGCCGAAGCCCCCACGCTCGGCTGCTGGTTGAGCTTGCGGATGTCCTTCGCGGGATCGACACCGGCGCGGCGAAGGGCCCGTACGAGTGTGCCGTCGGCGGCCGATCCGACACTGGTGGACACCTTGCGGCCCTTCAGGTCCGCGAGGGACCCGAGGGGTGAACCGGGCTCGGTGACCACGGTGTTGAGGCCGCCGCGGAGGTTGTAGCCGGTGACCGCGACGAGCCGCGTCGGCTCCTTGAGCTGCCTCCCGCGAGCCGCGTTGATCAGCAGCGGGAAGTCGCCCATCGAACCGATGTCGATCTTTCCGGCCGTCATCTGCGCCGTGATCGGCGCCCCGGTCGCGTAGTCCTGCCAGACGACCCGATAGGTGAGGCCGTCCTTCCGGCCCCGGTCCGCGAGCTCCTCCTCGAAGTAGCCGAGGGAACGCAGCAGGGTGCCGGCGGTCACGGTGTTGATGGTCTTCGACTGGTACCCGACGGTCACCGTGACCGTCTTCCCGTCGGACGAACTCCCGGCCTCGGTCCCGCCGCAGGCGGTGGCGAGGGGCAGCAGCAGAGCGAGCGGGAGGGCGAGCCGGCCGGCTGCCCGGCGGTGGAGCAGAGGAAGTCTTCCTCGGGACATGGGTGTTGGGCCTTTCACCGGAGCAGGTAGGGCATGTTGACGGTGACCGCGCCGGTGGGGCAGCGGGCGGCGCAGGGGCCGCAGTACCAGCACTCGTCCACGTGCAT
This sequence is a window from Streptomyces sp. NBC_00691. Protein-coding genes within it:
- a CDS encoding ABC transporter substrate-binding protein, producing the protein MSRGRLPLLHRRAAGRLALPLALLLPLATACGGTEAGSSSDGKTVTVTVGYQSKTINTVTAGTLLRSLGYFEEELADRGRKDGLTYRVVWQDYATGAPITAQMTAGKIDIGSMGDFPLLINAARGRQLKEPTRLVAVTGYNLRGGLNTVVTEPGSPLGSLADLKGRKVSTSVGSAADGTLVRALRRAGVDPAKDIRKLNQQPSVGASALAAGSVDALSQFVAWPGLLAFQGKATALYDGAELNLPTFHGVTVREEFAKRRPAVLDAFLRAQNRATDHLRKQPVAAAESVAKETGLPAEVVYLYNGAQGIATFDPALRPELIAALKEDVPVLKEAGLVTDVDVDAFVDPAPLRRAVPDLAYPKAAGPKAELWLKGQSAIRTFDSPAALLRAVKGASVRAAYVPDAVTGTLWFAERAVWVADGAEWRAFVTRSGAERYVSGHSGARVVPYADAVRLAS